Proteins from a single region of Chryseobacterium sp. W4I1:
- the rimO gene encoding 30S ribosomal protein S12 methylthiotransferase RimO, which yields MRTKSVGKKKINVVTLGCSKNVYDSEVLMSQLKANGKEVVHEDRGDIVVINTCGFIDNAKEESINTILDYVEAKNRGEVEKVFVTGCLSERYKPDLIREIPDVDQYFGTRDLPILLKHLGADYKHELVGERLTTTPKHYAYLKISEGCDRPCSFCAIPLMRGGHVSTPIEKLVLETQKLAKKGTKEIILIAQDLTYYGLDIYKKRALGELLKELVKVEGIEWIRLHYAFPSGFPEDVLDIIREEPKVCNYIDIPLQHISSDLLKSMKRGTTHEKTNALLAKFREKVPDMAIRTTLIVGYPGETEEIFQELKDWVREQKFDRLGCFTYSHEENTGAYVLEDDIPQEVKEARVEEIMELQSQISWEKNQEKIGKVFRCVFDRKEGNYFIGRTEYDSPDVDNTVLVSAEETYISIGEFAEVKITSAEEFDLYGELV from the coding sequence ATGCGTACTAAATCTGTAGGGAAGAAGAAAATCAATGTGGTTACTCTTGGATGTTCCAAGAATGTATACGATTCTGAAGTATTAATGAGCCAACTAAAAGCCAATGGCAAAGAGGTGGTTCATGAAGACCGTGGTGATATTGTAGTGATCAACACATGTGGGTTTATAGATAATGCTAAAGAAGAATCCATCAATACCATCCTTGATTATGTAGAGGCTAAAAACAGAGGTGAAGTTGAAAAAGTCTTTGTTACAGGTTGCCTTTCCGAAAGATATAAGCCAGATCTAATTAGAGAAATTCCTGATGTAGATCAGTATTTTGGAACAAGAGATCTTCCTATTCTGTTAAAACATCTTGGTGCAGATTATAAGCACGAACTGGTAGGTGAAAGACTTACTACAACCCCTAAACATTACGCATATCTTAAAATATCGGAAGGCTGTGACCGTCCGTGTTCTTTCTGTGCTATCCCTTTAATGAGAGGTGGGCACGTTTCTACACCTATTGAAAAACTGGTTTTAGAAACACAAAAATTGGCAAAAAAAGGAACTAAAGAAATTATCCTTATTGCACAAGACCTTACTTATTATGGTCTTGATATTTATAAAAAACGGGCACTTGGGGAACTTTTAAAAGAGCTCGTAAAAGTAGAAGGTATAGAATGGATCCGACTTCATTATGCTTTTCCAAGCGGTTTTCCGGAAGATGTTCTTGATATTATCCGTGAAGAACCAAAAGTCTGCAACTATATAGATATCCCTCTTCAGCATATCAGTTCTGATCTGTTGAAATCTATGAAGCGTGGAACAACTCATGAAAAAACTAATGCATTATTAGCTAAGTTTAGAGAAAAAGTTCCGGATATGGCTATTAGAACGACTCTGATCGTTGGTTATCCCGGAGAAACTGAAGAAATATTCCAGGAGTTAAAAGATTGGGTAAGAGAACAAAAATTTGACAGATTGGGATGTTTTACCTATTCTCATGAAGAAAATACTGGTGCATATGTACTGGAAGATGATATTCCTCAGGAAGTGAAAGAAGCCAGAGTGGAAGAGATTATGGAGCTGCAATCACAGATTTCTTGGGAAAAGAACCAGGAGAAGATCGGTAAAGTATTCAGATGTGTATTCGACAGAAAAGAAGGCAATTATTTCATCGGAAGAACAGAGTATGATTCGCCGGATGTAGATAACACTGTCCTTGTTTCTGCTGAAGAAACCTACATTTCAATAGGTGAATTTGCAGAAGTCAAAATAACTTCAGCAGAAGAGTTTGATCTATATGGAGAATTGGTCTGA
- a CDS encoding glycosyltransferase family 4 protein: MEYILIIAILFVSILIYFRIADKYNIIDKPNHRSAHTQLTLRGGGIIFPVAFIVFCIFNLNESIQNYWSFGLGLLAICAISFIDDVKTLSNRIRLTIHLISVVLLLYFTGAFTLMPFWVWPILFIIIIGTLNAYNFMDGINGMTGLYSLVTLGSLAYINKDIIQFIDQNFILYPIMACVVFLFFNFRKKAKCFAGDVGSMGIGFWVIGLITLLIMRTGEYKYIMLLSIYGMEVVLTIIERIVLKENIFEAHRRHLYQLFANEKRVSHLMISSVYAVSQLFVNIFLIHSQLPVWAIIFIIFIPAGGAYLILKWKLKKKYNL; the protein is encoded by the coding sequence ATGGAATATATTCTAATCATAGCCATACTGTTTGTCTCAATATTGATATATTTCAGAATTGCTGATAAGTACAATATCATAGATAAGCCGAATCACAGAAGTGCCCATACACAGCTTACACTAAGAGGTGGGGGAATAATTTTCCCCGTTGCATTTATTGTGTTCTGTATCTTCAACCTGAATGAATCGATACAAAATTATTGGTCTTTTGGGTTAGGACTTTTGGCAATATGTGCTATTAGTTTTATAGACGATGTAAAAACTTTATCAAACAGGATTAGGCTTACCATTCATTTGATTTCTGTAGTATTGCTTTTATATTTTACAGGGGCTTTTACTTTAATGCCTTTCTGGGTATGGCCTATTTTGTTTATAATCATAATCGGTACGCTAAATGCCTATAACTTTATGGATGGAATAAACGGTATGACAGGACTTTATAGCCTGGTGACTCTGGGTTCTTTAGCTTATATTAATAAAGATATTATTCAGTTTATAGACCAGAATTTTATATTATATCCTATAATGGCATGTGTTGTTTTTCTTTTTTTTAATTTTAGAAAAAAAGCAAAATGTTTCGCTGGTGATGTAGGAAGTATGGGTATTGGTTTTTGGGTGATTGGTCTCATCACGCTCCTCATCATGAGGACTGGGGAATACAAATACATTATGTTACTATCAATATATGGAATGGAGGTGGTCCTTACAATCATTGAAAGGATCGTTTTAAAAGAAAATATATTTGAAGCGCACAGAAGACATCTCTACCAGCTTTTTGCAAATGAGAAGAGAGTGTCTCATTTAATGATAAGTTCGGTATATGCTGTTAGTCAATTATTTGTTAACATATTTTTAATTCACTCACAACTTCCTGTTTGGGCTATTATTTTTATTATATTTATTCCTGCTGGTGGAGCTTATTTAATACTAAAGTGGAAACTAAAAAAGAAATATAATTTATAG
- a CDS encoding WxcM-like domain-containing protein yields the protein MLNKGNKFEDERGIIRFNNDFDASAVKRIYMIENSQIDFVRGWQGHAIEQRWFSCIKGSFRIAVIQVDDFDHPSLDLIAEYYDLKEDTLDFLYIKAGCITAIKAAEKDSKLLVLADYGLGEIKDEYRFPLNHFNIKL from the coding sequence ATGCTTAATAAAGGAAATAAATTTGAAGACGAAAGAGGAATTATCCGGTTCAATAATGATTTTGATGCCTCTGCAGTTAAGAGAATCTATATGATAGAGAACTCACAGATTGATTTTGTAAGAGGATGGCAAGGGCATGCTATAGAACAGCGCTGGTTCTCCTGTATCAAAGGAAGTTTCAGAATTGCTGTTATTCAGGTTGATGATTTTGATCATCCATCTTTAGATTTAATAGCCGAATATTATGACCTTAAGGAAGATACATTAGATTTTCTTTATATAAAGGCCGGTTGTATAACAGCTATCAAAGCAGCAGAAAAAGACAGTAAGTTGTTAGTGCTTGCTGATTATGGATTAGGAGAAATAAAGGATGAATATCGTTTCCCCCTAAATCACTTTAATATTAAACTATGA
- the rfbC gene encoding dTDP-4-dehydrorhamnose 3,5-epimerase: MEIKETPLKDCYIIEPTVFEDDRGYFFEKYNEKKFEELTGMNGHFVQDNISKSSYGVLRGLHLQKGEYSQAKLVSCLEGKVWDVAVDLREDSPTFGKCFGIELTAENKTQMYIPRGFGHGFSVLSETAVFSYKCDNFYNKESEGSVKFNDPDLMIDWKIDEKDMILSEKDLNAPSFKDKNF; this comes from the coding sequence ATGGAAATAAAAGAAACACCTTTAAAAGATTGTTATATTATTGAACCTACCGTTTTTGAAGATGATAGAGGTTACTTCTTTGAGAAGTATAACGAAAAGAAATTTGAAGAACTGACTGGGATGAACGGTCATTTTGTTCAGGACAATATTTCAAAATCTTCTTATGGTGTACTCAGGGGACTTCACCTGCAAAAAGGAGAATACTCCCAGGCAAAATTAGTTTCATGTTTGGAAGGAAAAGTATGGGATGTTGCTGTTGATCTTAGAGAAGATTCTCCCACTTTTGGAAAGTGTTTTGGGATAGAACTCACAGCAGAAAATAAAACCCAGATGTATATCCCTCGAGGATTCGGACATGGATTTTCAGTATTAAGTGAAACAGCTGTTTTCTCTTATAAATGTGATAATTTTTACAATAAAGAATCAGAAGGAAGTGTGAAATTTAATGATCCGGATCTTATGATAGATTGGAAGATCGATGAAAAAGATATGATACTTTCTGAAAAGGATCTGAATGCTCCAAGTTTTAAAGATAAAAATTTTTAA
- a CDS encoding NAD-dependent epimerase/dehydratase family protein, with amino-acid sequence MKVIITGASGFVGQNLSEYLVRNDISIQSLSLRKEWNMDNNADTIIHLAGKAHDTENISADDEYFKVNTELTKKLFDEFLRSDIKDFIYFSSVKATADSVEGILDEEHVPNPKTPYGKSKLLAEQYLVSKDLPKSKRLFIIRPCMIHGTGNKGNLNLLYKIVKKGIPWPLAAFENKRSFLSIDNLNFLILHVLKDKKIQSGIYNFADDDFISTNQLIQIISSVSKKKSRLWYVPTRFIDLVAKIGDKMKLPLNSERLKKLTESYSVSNKKIKKALGINRLPISAEGGLAKTIKSFQVK; translated from the coding sequence ATGAAAGTTATAATTACGGGAGCATCAGGCTTTGTAGGGCAAAATCTATCAGAGTATTTAGTAAGAAATGATATTAGTATTCAATCTCTTTCATTAAGAAAAGAATGGAATATGGATAACAATGCAGATACAATCATTCATCTTGCCGGAAAAGCTCATGATACAGAAAATATATCTGCGGATGATGAGTATTTTAAAGTGAATACAGAATTAACAAAGAAACTCTTTGATGAATTTTTGCGATCAGATATTAAAGATTTCATATATTTCAGTAGTGTAAAAGCTACTGCAGATTCTGTTGAGGGTATTCTGGATGAAGAACATGTTCCGAACCCTAAAACCCCTTACGGAAAATCAAAACTTTTAGCAGAACAATATTTAGTATCTAAGGATTTGCCGAAAAGTAAAAGACTTTTTATAATTCGACCTTGTATGATTCATGGCACAGGAAATAAAGGTAATTTGAATCTTTTGTATAAAATAGTTAAAAAAGGAATTCCATGGCCACTGGCAGCATTCGAAAATAAACGCTCTTTTTTAAGTATTGATAATCTCAATTTTTTGATATTACATGTACTTAAAGATAAAAAAATTCAATCAGGAATTTATAATTTCGCAGACGATGATTTTATTTCCACAAATCAGCTAATCCAGATTATAAGCAGTGTTTCCAAAAAGAAAAGTAGATTGTGGTATGTTCCTACAAGGTTTATTGACTTGGTAGCAAAAATAGGAGATAAAATGAAGCTTCCCTTGAACTCAGAGAGATTAAAAAAATTAACGGAAAGCTATTCAGTTTCTAATAAAAAAATTAAAAAAGCTTTGGGGATTAATAGACTTCCTATATCTGCAGAAGGAGGATTAGCAAAGACAATAAAAAGTTTTCAGGTAAAATAA
- a CDS encoding glycosyltransferase family 4 protein, whose protein sequence is MKILIVTQYFYPENFKSNDLAFELQKKGHDVTVLTGIPNYPEGKIYEGYGFFKNRKQKIGEVEIIRTLLLPRGNGGGIRLFLNYFSWAFFASLKSIRLSYSKKFDAVIVHEPSPITQFYPALMVKRIQKTPVYFWVMDLWPESLEIAGGVKNKFVLNFFRKMVQKFYNESEKILITSKGFKKSILEKGNYENKIEYFPNWAEDTISSGNVDYPIPALPAGFKVMFAGNIGEAQDMESIMDAALKLRDSHSNIKFILVGDGRKMPFVQEFIKENNLKETVFTLGRFPVEAMASFFNIANILLVSLKDDPIFNLTVPAKVQAYMSSGKPIMAMLNGEGSENIKEADCGFAVPAGDSEKLAQALKDAAEKDAEELNRMGLNGQLFYEKNYKMEKCISNLEKIISKE, encoded by the coding sequence ATGAAGATATTAATTGTAACCCAGTATTTTTATCCGGAAAATTTTAAAAGTAACGATCTGGCCTTTGAGCTTCAGAAAAAAGGACATGATGTTACTGTTTTGACCGGAATACCCAACTATCCTGAGGGTAAGATTTATGAAGGATATGGTTTTTTCAAAAATAGGAAGCAGAAAATAGGTGAAGTTGAAATTATTCGGACATTATTGTTACCTAGGGGAAATGGGGGTGGGATAAGGCTTTTTCTTAATTACTTCAGTTGGGCATTTTTTGCTTCTTTAAAATCAATAAGACTTTCGTATTCCAAAAAATTCGATGCTGTTATTGTCCATGAACCTTCTCCAATTACTCAATTTTATCCAGCTCTAATGGTTAAAAGAATTCAAAAAACACCTGTTTATTTTTGGGTGATGGATCTTTGGCCTGAAAGTTTGGAAATTGCAGGAGGAGTAAAGAATAAGTTTGTATTAAACTTTTTCAGAAAAATGGTTCAGAAATTCTATAACGAATCTGAAAAGATATTGATTACTTCCAAAGGTTTTAAAAAATCAATACTAGAAAAAGGAAATTATGAAAACAAAATAGAATACTTTCCCAATTGGGCTGAAGATACGATATCCTCTGGGAATGTCGATTATCCAATACCAGCCCTTCCAGCTGGTTTTAAAGTTATGTTTGCTGGAAATATTGGGGAAGCTCAGGATATGGAAAGCATAATGGATGCTGCCTTGAAGCTTAGAGATAGTCATTCCAATATTAAGTTTATATTAGTAGGAGATGGGCGTAAAATGCCATTTGTTCAGGAATTTATTAAAGAAAATAATCTTAAGGAAACAGTATTTACATTAGGGAGATTTCCTGTTGAAGCCATGGCATCTTTTTTTAATATTGCAAATATATTATTGGTAAGTCTTAAAGATGATCCAATTTTTAATCTTACCGTGCCTGCTAAAGTTCAGGCATATATGAGTTCTGGAAAACCTATCATGGCCATGTTAAACGGAGAGGGATCAGAAAATATAAAAGAAGCAGATTGTGGATTTGCTGTTCCTGCCGGAGACAGTGAGAAACTTGCTCAGGCATTAAAAGATGCAGCCGAAAAAGATGCGGAGGAATTGAACAGAATGGGATTAAACGGACAGCTATTTTATGAAAAGAACTACAAAATGGAAAAATGCATCTCAAATCTTGAAAAAATAATTTCGAAAGAATGA
- a CDS encoding exodeoxyribonuclease III, which translates to MKLITYNVNGIRAAFTKDFLGWLKTADPDIVCIQESKAGNDQIDIESLEKIGYHSYWHSAVRKGYSGVGIASKIKPIHVEYGCGIESYDNEGRIIRADFDGYSVISVYVPSASNIERLGFKMQFCHDFLAYIKELRKTIPNLIISGDFNICHQAIDIHDPVRLKNVSGFLPMEREWMTSFIEECELIDSFRFFNNEPDNYTWWSYRQNSRAKNKGWRLDYNFATYTLKDRLSRAVILKEAVHSDHCPALLELNV; encoded by the coding sequence ATGAAGTTAATTACTTATAATGTCAACGGAATCAGGGCTGCCTTTACAAAAGATTTTTTAGGCTGGCTAAAAACTGCTGACCCGGATATCGTATGCATTCAGGAAAGCAAAGCGGGAAATGATCAGATCGACATCGAAAGCCTTGAGAAAATAGGTTATCACAGTTATTGGCATTCTGCAGTAAGAAAAGGCTACAGTGGCGTAGGAATTGCGTCTAAAATCAAACCTATCCATGTAGAATATGGATGTGGTATAGAAAGCTATGATAATGAAGGCAGGATCATCCGTGCGGACTTTGACGGATATTCTGTGATTTCTGTCTATGTGCCGTCTGCTAGCAATATTGAAAGGCTTGGATTTAAAATGCAGTTCTGTCATGATTTCCTTGCTTATATCAAGGAATTAAGAAAAACGATTCCTAACCTTATTATTTCGGGGGATTTCAATATTTGCCACCAAGCGATAGATATCCATGATCCAGTGCGTTTAAAGAACGTTTCCGGCTTTCTACCGATGGAAAGGGAATGGATGACTAGTTTTATCGAAGAATGTGAATTGATTGACAGTTTCCGTTTTTTCAACAATGAACCGGATAATTATACCTGGTGGAGCTACCGCCAGAATTCCAGAGCTAAAAACAAAGGCTGGAGACTGGATTATAATTTTGCAACCTATACGCTAAAAGATAGGCTTTCAAGAGCCGTAATTCTCAAAGAAGCTGTTCATTCTGACCATTGTCCTGCATTATTGGAATTAAACGTCTAG
- the wecB gene encoding non-hydrolyzing UDP-N-acetylglucosamine 2-epimerase, which yields MKKLKMMTVVGTRPEIIRLSRVLSALDASEAIDHIIVHTGQNYDYELNQIFFEDLGLRKPDYFLEAAGKTATETVGNILIKIDPLLEALRPDAFLVLGDTNSCLCAIPAKKRQIPIFHMEAGNRCFDQRVPEETNRKIVDHTADVNLTYSDIAREYLLREGLPADRIIKTGSPMFEVLNHYLPEIESSDVLNRLNLEEGKYFVVSSHREENINSEKNFNGLMESLNAIAEKFNYPIIVSTHPRTRNMIDKKKIAVRPEIQFLKPLGFHDYNALQMRSYAVLSDSGTISEESSILNFRALNIRDAHERPEAMEEASVMMVGLSPERILQGLTQLQQQKTGKERNYRTVSDYSMPNVSEKMVRIILSYTDYVNRVVWSKR from the coding sequence ATGAAGAAACTAAAAATGATGACGGTCGTAGGTACACGGCCTGAGATTATCAGATTATCAAGAGTATTATCTGCTTTGGATGCTTCCGAAGCCATAGACCATATTATCGTCCATACAGGACAAAACTACGATTATGAACTGAATCAGATCTTTTTTGAAGACCTGGGCTTACGTAAGCCGGACTATTTCTTGGAAGCAGCAGGGAAGACTGCCACCGAAACCGTTGGAAATATCTTGATCAAAATTGATCCGCTTCTTGAAGCACTTCGGCCTGATGCTTTTCTTGTTTTAGGAGATACCAACTCTTGTCTTTGTGCAATTCCGGCAAAGAAAAGACAGATCCCTATTTTTCATATGGAAGCAGGAAACAGATGTTTTGATCAGAGAGTTCCGGAAGAAACCAACCGTAAAATTGTGGATCATACCGCTGATGTCAATCTTACTTATTCAGATATTGCTCGTGAATATTTATTGAGAGAAGGTCTTCCTGCGGATAGAATTATCAAAACAGGATCTCCCATGTTTGAGGTACTGAATCATTATCTGCCGGAGATAGAAAGTTCCGATGTTTTGAATAGATTAAATCTTGAAGAAGGAAAATATTTTGTTGTATCATCTCATAGAGAAGAAAATATTAATTCGGAAAAGAATTTTAACGGATTAATGGAAAGTCTTAATGCTATTGCCGAAAAATTTAATTATCCTATTATTGTTTCTACACATCCCAGAACTAGGAATATGATAGATAAAAAGAAAATTGCAGTAAGACCTGAAATTCAGTTTTTAAAACCATTGGGCTTCCACGACTATAATGCATTGCAGATGAGAAGTTATGCTGTACTGTCTGATTCCGGAACAATTTCTGAAGAATCATCTATCCTTAATTTCAGAGCTCTTAATATCAGAGATGCTCACGAAAGACCTGAAGCTATGGAAGAAGCATCGGTAATGATGGTTGGCCTTTCCCCCGAAAGAATTCTTCAAGGACTTACACAGCTTCAGCAGCAGAAAACAGGAAAAGAAAGAAACTACAGAACTGTGTCTGATTATTCAATGCCAAATGTGTCTGAGAAAATGGTACGAATTATCTTAAGTTATACCGATTACGTTAACAGAGTAGTTTGGAGCAAAAGATAA
- a CDS encoding YciI family protein has protein sequence MFIISLSYKTSLENVEHFIPEHNDFLEKHYHSGNFIASGRKEPRTGGIILANESSKDEIEKIIKEDPFYIHQIADYNIIEFIPTKYNEHFKFFIKNA, from the coding sequence ATGTTTATTATTTCACTCAGTTACAAAACCTCTCTGGAGAATGTTGAGCATTTCATTCCGGAACACAATGATTTTCTTGAAAAGCATTACCATTCAGGAAACTTTATTGCTTCGGGCAGAAAGGAACCGAGAACAGGCGGGATCATTCTTGCTAATGAAAGCTCTAAAGATGAAATTGAAAAGATCATTAAAGAAGATCCTTTTTATATTCATCAGATCGCAGATTATAATATCATAGAATTTATTCCTACAAAATATAACGAACACTTTAAATTTTTTATAAAAAACGCATGA
- a CDS encoding polysaccharide biosynthesis protein gives MQIENKTLLITGGTGSFGTAVLNRFLATDHFKEIRIFSRDEKKQDDMRNLYKNEKIKYYIGDVRDYNSVEPAMRGVDYIFHAAALKQVPSCEFFPMQAVKTNVEGTQNVIRAAAANGVKKVICLSTDKAAYPINAMGISKAMMEKVAVAEARNLTDTVVCLTRYGNVMASRGSVIPLFLNQIQKGEPITITDPNMSRFFMSLEDAVDLVLFAFENGNSGDLFVNKAPAGSIGDLAKALIELTGKEVPIKIIGTRHGEKLYETLCTREEMIKAENMGEFYRIPADNRDLNYAKYFSEGEKDISRVEDYHSHNTEQQDVEGLKKLVSSLPLIRKEVFGEDVMQYPY, from the coding sequence ATGCAAATTGAAAATAAAACACTTTTGATTACTGGTGGCACTGGCTCTTTTGGAACAGCTGTGCTTAACCGTTTTTTAGCAACTGATCATTTTAAAGAGATCCGTATATTTTCCCGTGACGAAAAGAAACAAGATGATATGCGAAACCTTTATAAAAATGAAAAAATAAAATACTATATTGGTGATGTTCGTGATTACAATTCTGTAGAACCAGCAATGCGTGGTGTAGATTATATTTTTCATGCAGCGGCATTAAAGCAGGTTCCTTCCTGTGAATTTTTTCCCATGCAGGCTGTAAAAACCAATGTAGAGGGAACTCAGAATGTCATTCGCGCTGCAGCGGCAAACGGAGTGAAAAAAGTAATTTGTCTTTCGACAGACAAAGCTGCTTATCCTATCAATGCTATGGGGATTTCCAAAGCAATGATGGAAAAAGTAGCGGTTGCTGAAGCAAGGAACCTTACAGATACTGTCGTATGCCTTACACGATATGGTAATGTAATGGCATCAAGAGGCTCTGTTATTCCATTATTTTTGAATCAAATTCAGAAAGGAGAACCTATTACGATCACAGATCCAAATATGTCTCGTTTTTTTATGTCTCTAGAAGATGCCGTAGATTTGGTATTATTTGCTTTTGAAAATGGAAATTCTGGAGACTTATTTGTGAATAAAGCACCAGCAGGGAGTATTGGCGATCTTGCAAAAGCGTTAATTGAATTAACAGGAAAGGAGGTTCCGATTAAGATCATCGGAACAAGACATGGTGAAAAATTGTATGAAACGCTGTGTACACGCGAAGAGATGATAAAAGCGGAGAATATGGGAGAATTCTATAGAATTCCAGCAGATAACCGTGATCTTAATTATGCTAAATATTTTTCAGAAGGTGAAAAAGATATCTCAAGAGTAGAAGATTATCATTCACATAATACTGAACAACAGGATGTGGAAGGGCTCAAGAAGCTCGTTTCTTCTTTACCCTTAATACGTAAAGAAGTTTTTGGAGAGGATGTGATGCAATATCCTTATTAA
- a CDS encoding septal ring lytic transglycosylase RlpA family protein, which produces MMKRFILVIIMMISTLGVYSFTNNTSEAKKTSYASFYHDKFNGRKTASGEIFSNSKFTAANRTLPFGTNIKVTNLNNGKQVIVKINDRGPFHASRALDISKAAFDEIGDTNRGTIPVEYEIVD; this is translated from the coding sequence ATGATGAAAAGATTCATTCTCGTAATCATAATGATGATTTCAACCTTAGGTGTTTATTCTTTTACAAATAATACTTCAGAGGCGAAGAAAACAAGTTATGCATCGTTCTACCACGATAAGTTTAATGGTAGAAAAACAGCAAGCGGAGAGATCTTTAGTAATTCAAAGTTCACCGCTGCAAACAGAACGCTTCCGTTTGGAACTAATATTAAAGTTACCAATCTGAACAATGGAAAACAGGTGATAGTGAAGATTAATGATAGAGGACCTTTCCATGCATCAAGAGCATTAGATATTTCTAAAGCTGCGTTCGATGAAATCGGGGATACCAATCGCGGTACTATTCCGGTTGAATATGAAATTGTCGACTAA
- a CDS encoding NAD-dependent epimerase/dehydratase family protein gives MKKIGITGQNGFVGQHLYNTLGLFSEEFERIDFQKEYFEDEIQLDAFVSKCDVIVHLAAMNRHENQEVIYKTNLDLVEKLLSSLKRAKSKAHVLISSSTQEVRDNLYGRSKLEGRKAIVNWANENAGKVTGLIIPNVFGAFGKPFYNSFIATFCYQLTNGDTPKIDNDGEVKLIYVQELVMKIIAEIRSEQSQEELVVEATFTKKVSEVLALLNDFKIKYFDGGEIPVLKDQFEHNLFNTYRSYINHKERYPVKFVQNTDPRGAFVEVIRLGIGGQCSFSTTVPGITRGNHYHTRKIERFAVIKGKALIQLRKINTNEVLDFYLDGTEPAYVDMPIWYTHNIKNIGEEELYTIFWIDEPFNPEDSDTYFLEV, from the coding sequence ATGAAAAAAATAGGAATCACTGGCCAAAATGGTTTTGTTGGCCAACATTTATACAATACTTTAGGCTTATTTTCTGAAGAATTTGAACGTATTGATTTCCAAAAAGAATACTTTGAAGACGAAATCCAATTAGATGCTTTTGTCTCAAAATGTGATGTTATTGTGCATTTGGCTGCAATGAATCGTCATGAAAATCAAGAGGTTATTTATAAAACTAATCTTGATTTAGTTGAGAAATTATTGAGTTCTTTAAAAAGAGCGAAGTCTAAAGCACATGTTTTGATTTCATCATCTACTCAGGAAGTACGTGATAACCTTTATGGAAGATCCAAACTTGAGGGTCGCAAGGCCATTGTGAATTGGGCGAATGAAAATGCAGGCAAAGTAACAGGATTAATCATTCCTAATGTTTTTGGTGCATTTGGGAAACCATTTTATAATTCATTTATTGCAACGTTTTGCTATCAGTTAACCAATGGAGATACTCCGAAAATTGATAATGATGGAGAGGTGAAATTGATTTATGTTCAGGAATTGGTTATGAAAATAATTGCAGAGATCCGTTCAGAACAAAGTCAGGAGGAACTAGTAGTTGAAGCAACCTTTACGAAAAAGGTTTCAGAAGTTTTAGCTTTACTGAACGATTTTAAAATTAAATATTTTGACGGAGGAGAAATACCTGTTTTAAAAGATCAATTTGAACATAATTTATTTAATACCTATCGTTCTTATATTAACCATAAAGAGCGTTATCCAGTAAAATTTGTACAAAATACTGATCCAAGAGGAGCTTTTGTGGAAGTAATCCGTTTAGGAATTGGTGGGCAGTGTTCATTTTCAACTACTGTGCCTGGTATTACCAGAGGTAATCACTACCATACCCGAAAAATAGAACGTTTTGCAGTAATAAAAGGAAAAGCATTAATTCAGTTAAGAAAAATTAATACTAATGAAGTTTTGGATTTTTATTTAGATGGAACAGAGCCCGCTTATGTAGATATGCCGATTTGGTATACTCATAATATCAAAAATATTGGAGAAGAGGAGCTGTATACCATTTTCTGGATTGATGAACCTTTCAATCCGGAAGATTCTGATACATACTTTTTAGAGGTATAG